The genomic DNA GCCGGCGACGTCGCCCGGCTTCTGGAGATGCGCGCCGACGACGTTGCCGCTCGCCACCATAGTCCCGACACCGTCGTGGATGCACTCCTCGCACTCAGCGTTCCGGCCCGCACCACCACAGCCGCAGCACCATCAGCGGCGCTCAGCGCCGCCGGAATGGCCGTCACGCAACGTGTGGAGCGACTCTTGTTCCCGCCCACCGGGATCAAGGCCCGCATCGATCTCATCACGGCGACCGGTCCCGTCCTCGTTGGGCCGGTCCTCGCGGTGGCGTTGATGATGACAGAGCCCGGGATGGCGTGTCTCTAACGCGTCCCTGTGCTGTGGCGCCACCACCGGCCAAGGAGGACTGAGACCCTCCTGAGGGTTGGCGACAGCCGCTATGGGTGTCCTCGATGTTTCTGGACCTGTGGACGTCGGGCGATCAATGTCCCTCATCGAGTGTGTCGACGATGACAATCGCCGCTGCGAGCGTCGGCCCCACTCAGGGCGATCAAAGCCGTCGGTATGAACCATTGCTGAACATCACGGCGACTGCGCACAAGTGCGGCAGCCACGGCCGGCCACGACGCGGCGACGGACAGGACCGCCAATCCTGTCCCCACCGGGAGCAGTGCGCCATCCACCCGGCGTGTCGGATGCGGAAATACGCTGTGAAAGGGCAGCCACACCACGATGACCACGTTGCCGCGGAATTCACCACCAATGTTGGGGGCCGGCTAGATTTCGAAGGCGAGGCCGCTGACCAGGATGACGATGCCCAGGCCGATCAGGACGATCGGAAACAGGACGTGTTCCCAGCGTTCGAGGACTTCGGCGATCGGCCGGCGGGTGGCGACGAATCGGGCGGCGATGACCAGTACCGCGACGAGCACGAGGAAGACGATGCAGTAGGCCACCACGGCCGCCGGTCCCACGCTGAGGAAGACCGGAACGTAGACGCCGATGTTGTCGCCGCCGTTGGCGAAGGTGACTGCTGCGACGGTCACGACGCCAACGTTCTTGCCCGCGGCCTTGCCGTCGTCGTCGTCGTCGTCGTTGCCGCGCCAGGCTTGCCATGCCGCCCACACTCCCAACGCCAGGGGTACGAGCCCGAAGTACGGGATGACTTTCGGGGGGAGGAACGCCCCGGCGCCCAGCGTGACGAGCACTGCCGCGCCCAGGATTCCGGCGAATCCCAGGTATTGGCCTGCGGTGATACGGGCCGTGGTTCCGCGTTGGCCCGAGCCGCGGGCGAAGAACAGTGAGAGCACGATGATGTCGTCGATGTTGGTCACGATGAACAGGCCGATCGCGGGCAGCACCGAGGACAAGATCATGCGTGTGTCTTCATGTCTGCGGTGTTGCTTGTTCGCCAGCTAGCCACGACGAGTGCGGCTGCCCCGGTGACGACGAAGACGCCGGCCAGGTTGAAGGTGGGGAACCAGCCGGTGTGCAGGTAGTCGGTGACCAGCCCATCCGCGGCGCGGTCGATCACGTTGGCCACCGCGCCGCCCAGCATCGCCGCTAGCGCCAGCACCACGGGAAGCGCGGCGGTGCGCGTCACGCGGACGGCGAACACCGCCAAACCGACCACGATGACGCCGGTGACGCCGAGCAGAGCCGCGGGGGGCAGGGTGTCGCCGAAACTGAATGCCACCCCGGGATTGAACGCCAGCCGCAAGTTGAGCGGCCCGAGATCTATTGAGCTGCCGTCATTCAGGGTGCGGCCGGCCCAGGTCTTCAATCCCAGGTCCAAGGCGGCGACGATGACCACGGTGGCGACCAAAGTGATCCGCGCCCGCCTCACCCTGGCCTCTGGGCTGGTGGGGCCGGCGGTCACGACGGTGCGCTCACCGGTGCCGCGCGGGTGTGGCTGGCTGCCGGATCGAGCGGGGCGGCGGGCAGCGGTCGGGCGCGCCCGGCCCGCACACCGTTGGCGATCACCACGATCTCGGCGAGTTCATGAATCAGCACCACCGCGGCCAGCCCGAGCACCCCGAACAGCGCCAGCGGGACCAGCGCGATGATCAATCCGAGGGACAGGCCGACGTTTTGCAGCATGATCCGCCGCGCCCGGCGCGCATGGCTGAACGCTTGGGGCAGATGGCGCAGGTCTTCGCCCATCAACGCCACGTCGGCGGTTTCGATGGCCACGTCGGTGCCCATCGCGCCCATCGCGATGCCCACGTCGGCGGTGGCCAGCGCGGGAGCGTCGTTGACGCCATCGCCGACCATCGCGGTGGGGCGTTGGGCGCGGAGCTGTTCGATCAATCGCGCCTTGGCTTCGGGGCGCAACTCGGCGTGCACGGCGTCGATCCCGACGTCGCGGGCCAGCGCGGCGGCGGTGGCCTGGTTGTCGCCGGTGAGCATCGCCACGTGATAACCGTCGCGGCGCAACTGCGCGACCACTTCAGCGGCTTCGGGGCGCAGCTCGTCGCGCACTGCGATGGCCCCGATGACCTGGCCGTCGTCTTCGACGAGGACCGCGGTGGCGCCTGCCTGCTGCATCCGTGCGACGTCACCGGCAAGTGGGCCCGGGTCGAGCCAGCCGGGGCGGCCCAGACGAAGCGTGTGCCCCTCGCGACGCCCGGTGAGCCCGGCGCCGGTGACGGCCTCGACGTCGGAGGCGGGTGTGACGTCATCGACTGCGGCGAGTATCGCCGCGGCCAGCGGGTGCTCGCTGCGCGCTTCCAGTGCCGCTGCCAGATCCAGAACCTGCTCGCGAGTCGCGCCGTTGATGGTGGCCACGTCGATGACGGCGGGCCGGTTCGCGGTTAGCGTGCCGGTCTTGTCCAAGGCGACGCCGCGGATCTTGCCCAGCCCTTCCAGTGCGGCGCCGCCCTTGACCAGCGCGCCGAGCTTGCTGGCGGCGCCGATGGCGGCCACCACGGTGACCGGCACCGAGATCGCCAGCGCGCACGGTGAGGCGGCGACCAGCACCACCAGGGCGCGTTCGATCCAGGTGGCCGAGTCGCCGAGCAGGCTGCC from Mycolicibacterium arabiense includes the following:
- the lspA gene encoding signal peptidase II, whose translation is MTAGPTSPEARVRRARITLVATVVIVAALDLGLKTWAGRTLNDGSSIDLGPLNLRLAFNPGVAFSFGDTLPPAALLGVTGVIVVGLAVFAVRVTRTAALPVVLALAAMLGGAVANVIDRAADGLVTDYLHTGWFPTFNLAGVFVVTGAAALVVASWRTSNTADMKTHA
- a CDS encoding cadmium resistance transporter, with translation MILSSVLPAIGLFIVTNIDDIIVLSLFFARGSGQRGTTARITAGQYLGFAGILGAAVLVTLGAGAFLPPKVIPYFGLVPLALGVWAAWQAWRGNDDDDDDGKAAGKNVGVVTVAAVTFANGGDNIGVYVPVFLSVGPAAVVAYCIVFLVLVAVLVIAARFVATRRPIAEVLERWEHVLFPIVLIGLGIVILVSGLAFEI
- a CDS encoding heavy metal translocating P-type ATPase; this encodes MSDACGCGDDEPRAADEVDGEPERLRQIKELRFAALSGVLLAAAVIAGFLDAAEPVVLALEAAALLAGAYTFVPSTVKRLAKGKIGVGTLMTIAAVGAVVLGEVGEAAMLAFLFSISEGLEEYSLARTRRGLRALLSLVPNEATVLRDGAEKTVPTADLRISDRMMVKPGERVATDGIIRLGRTALDVSAITGESVPVEAGPGDEVFAGSINGTGALEVEVSTTAEDNSLARIVRIVEAEQSRKGASQRLADRIAKPLVPGIMIVAGLIAVIGSLLGDSATWIERALVVLVAASPCALAISVPVTVVAAIGAASKLGALVKGGAALEGLGKIRGVALDKTGTLTANRPAVIDVATINGATREQVLDLAAALEARSEHPLAAAILAAVDDVTPASDVEAVTGAGLTGRREGHTLRLGRPGWLDPGPLAGDVARMQQAGATAVLVEDDGQVIGAIAVRDELRPEAAEVVAQLRRDGYHVAMLTGDNQATAAALARDVGIDAVHAELRPEAKARLIEQLRAQRPTAMVGDGVNDAPALATADVGIAMGAMGTDVAIETADVALMGEDLRHLPQAFSHARRARRIMLQNVGLSLGLIIALVPLALFGVLGLAAVVLIHELAEIVVIANGVRAGRARPLPAAPLDPAASHTRAAPVSAPS